Below is a window of Vicinamibacterales bacterium DNA.
CGGCGGCACGGATTCAACGTCGTTCAACGAGGCCGGCCTGCCGGGGATTGGCATCCAGCAGGATCCGATCGAATACAACTCGCACACCTGGCACACCAACCTCGACACCTTCGAGCGTGTCATCGAAGACGATGCGAAGCAGTCGGCGATGGTGATTGCGGCGGCGGTCTACCACCTGGCGATGCGGGACGAGAAGCTGCCGCGGCTCCCGAAAGACAAGATGCCGCCTCTGCCAACGCCGTAACGAATCCGGATTTGGTGATCTCGTGATGTGGAGATTTGGTGATTTGCTGGTCGCCAAATCGCCACGTCACGAGTTCGCAAGATCACCAGATCATCATTCGCTTGGCGTCTTCAAGAAGCGCCTGACGTTCGCGTAGGTGGCGGTGGCGAGGATCTCGTCGAGCCCCAGCGCCGCCTTGTAGTACTCGTCCATCTGTGACGGCACCCAGAAATCCAGCGCCTCGTCTTTCTTGAAGGTGACGGTGATCGCGCAGCGCACCGCCGGATCGGCGGCGTTGAGCTCCGTCTTCACCACCGTGCCGGTGAACGGATCGATCCAGAGACGCCCGGTCAGCGCCAGGTCGCGTCCGCGCGTGGTCTTGATCAGCGTCGGCCGCGCCGCTTCGCGGTAGGCGGCCCGCCGCAGCACGCGGCCGGCGATGGTCTCTTCCCCTTCATCCGTGAACTCGAAGCGCTCGTTCACCCGCGGGTGAAGGAACATCAACGCGAGCGTCGGGATGTTGATGGTGCGCGCGACGTTGCCGACGTAGTGGCGTGCGGTTGCTTCAGTGTACTTGGCGCCGATCTCGAAGCGATCCTTGTCGTTGGTCTGGAACAGCTTCAACAGCCGGTCGTCGCGCTCGCGCACCTTGGCGCCCTTCACTTCGAACACGTCGCGGAACGACATCCAGCCTTCGCCGTCGCCGCCCAACTGCACCAGCATGAAGTCGGAGCGGAGCACGAGGCGGTTCATCGCGCCGCCGGCCCGCATGCCGCCACCCGGGTTGCGCTGGTTCAGGTTGTCGCCGGGGTTGGTGGGCCGCTGCAGCTCCTGGACGTAGGTTTCTTCCGCCACCAGCAGCGAGAACTTCTGCTCGTAGGCCATCACGTAGCGCATGGCGCTGCCGATGATGGTCGTGAATCCGGATCCCGGCGTGTTGCCGACCTGCGCGCCCACCGTGACCGACAGGCCGAGCGCGATAACGACAATGTGGAGTCCGGCTTTAGCCGGACTGGCTGTGACTCGGCTTCGCATGGCTGGCTCCGCCGGCCCATCCTACCGTAAGCTTGAGGATTCCCGTGCGCGCGTCCCTCCGCTCCGAACTGGTCCCCATGCTCCGCCTCGCCGTCCCCGTGGTGATGGCCGAACTCGGCTGGATGGCGATGGGCGTGGTGGACACGCTGATGGTGGGGCGCCTCGGCCCCGAGGCGATCAGCGCCGTGGGCGTGGGCGCCGCCCTGCACATCGCCGTCGCTATCTTCGGCATGGGCGTGCTGCTCGGCCTCGACACGCTGGTGTCGCAGGCGTTCGGCGCCGGCGACATCCGCGACTGCCACCGCTGGCTGTTCGACGGCCTGGCGCTGGCGGCGCTGATGACCCTGCCGATCATGGCGGTGTGCCTGCTGCTGGCGTTCTCGATCCCGTCGCTCGGCTTCCACGCCGCGGTGGTGCCGCAGCTGCAGCCCTATTTCTTCGTCCTGATCTGGAGCACGCCGTTCCTGCTGGCCTACGCCGCCTGCCGGCGCTACCTGCAGGGCCTGCACCGCGTCACGCCGGTGATGTTCGCCTTGATTTCGGCGAACGTCCTCAACGCCGCCATGAACTGGTTGCTCGTGTACGGACACCTGGGCTTCCCGAGGCTTGGCGTGCCGGGCTCGGCGTGGGCCACGCTGATCGCGCGCATCTACATGCTGGCCGCTCTGGCGGCCGCGATCTGGTGGACCGACAGGCGTTCCGGCCGCGAGAGCATTTGGCGGATTCCGCGAGTTGTCGATCCGGCGCGGCTTCGCCGCCTGCTGACCCTTGGCCTGCCGGCGGCCTCGCAGACGCTGGCCGAGGTCGGCGTGTTCGCCCTGGCGACGGCGCTGGCCGGCACGCTGGATCCCATCTCCGGCGCGTCACACCAGATTGCGCTCAACCTGGCGGGCATCGCCTTCATGATCCCGTTGGGCGTGGGCTCGGCCGGCGCGGTTCGCGTCGGTCACGCCGTGGGCGCGGGAGATCCCGTTCGCGCCGCCGCCGCGGGGTGGACCGCCATCCTGCTCGGCGTGGGGTTCATGCTGACCTCCGGCGCCCTGTTCGTGGCGATGCCGCGGACGCTGATCGGCTGGTTCAGTGCGGACCCCGCCGTGCTCACCGTGGGCACGTCATTGCTCTACCTCGCTGCGATTTTTCAGCTGTTCGACGGCATTCAGGGCGTGATCACCGGCA
It encodes the following:
- a CDS encoding MATE family efflux transporter gives rise to the protein MRASLRSELVPMLRLAVPVVMAELGWMAMGVVDTLMVGRLGPEAISAVGVGAALHIAVAIFGMGVLLGLDTLVSQAFGAGDIRDCHRWLFDGLALAALMTLPIMAVCLLLAFSIPSLGFHAAVVPQLQPYFFVLIWSTPFLLAYAACRRYLQGLHRVTPVMFALISANVLNAAMNWLLVYGHLGFPRLGVPGSAWATLIARIYMLAALAAAIWWTDRRSGRESIWRIPRVVDPARLRRLLTLGLPAASQTLAEVGVFALATALAGTLDPISGASHQIALNLAGIAFMIPLGVGSAGAVRVGHAVGAGDPVRAAAAGWTAILLGVGFMLTSGALFVAMPRTLIGWFSADPAVLTVGTSLLYLAAIFQLFDGIQGVITGTLRGIGDTRTPMFVNLAAHWLLGLPVSYTLCFVIGWGVWGLWVGLSLGLIVTGTILLWVWARKIHDYRVAHGL